In Sphingobacteriaceae bacterium, one genomic interval encodes:
- a CDS encoding tetratricopeptide repeat protein: MLNAQVDQKRQARADSIENLLPNLKDTSLIIANIKLTNFYLEFKPVKALGFAKNNIAVMRKSKNKNWVIKGWNNYLQTEYYFGSVDTVLSYQEECFKLALDQKDTASYCNFMITFASANDKQNKSTEAVKLNIQAATLATKHNIPKICSRAYHNIGTNYLHKSEYDVAIDYFLKAREYKLKEKEEQALASTLMSIGICYAELGSLDSTKKYFLEAEKIALKFNNNKTLASISENLANVYMLEKNYDKARVFYLKSLKAKEALGDKHELMLTHSNLAGFFLTLNDPTQALHHLEISSNLNSEFNDLLIEQINFEHFASAYSQKKDYEKAYLFSKKQIDVINKLNKKESAKQIAEMNSKYESDKKQLQIDQLNIETNFKNEEIKHQRNISTLISFLGILILVFAIVLFVGFRNKRKANALLSRLNSELEHKKTEIEHQNQELSQKNKEILDSIYYAQRIQNALLPSFQFIGKTINRLIKND; this comes from the coding sequence ATGCTGAACGCTCAAGTGGATCAAAAAAGGCAAGCAAGAGCAGACTCAATTGAAAATCTATTGCCAAATCTAAAAGATACATCACTTATTATAGCAAATATTAAGTTAACTAATTTCTACTTAGAATTCAAACCGGTTAAAGCTTTGGGTTTTGCCAAAAATAATATTGCCGTAATGCGTAAATCAAAGAATAAAAATTGGGTGATAAAAGGATGGAACAATTATTTACAAACAGAATATTATTTTGGAAGTGTTGATACTGTATTATCTTATCAGGAAGAATGTTTCAAATTAGCGTTAGATCAAAAGGATACGGCAAGTTATTGCAATTTTATGATAACGTTCGCTTCTGCCAACGATAAACAAAATAAAAGTACTGAAGCTGTCAAATTAAATATTCAAGCTGCCACATTAGCTACTAAACACAATATTCCTAAGATTTGTTCTCGAGCATATCATAACATTGGCACTAATTATTTGCATAAATCGGAATATGATGTTGCAATCGATTATTTCTTAAAGGCTAGGGAATATAAGTTAAAGGAAAAAGAAGAACAGGCCCTTGCAAGTACTTTAATGAGTATCGGAATTTGTTATGCCGAGTTAGGGTCGTTAGATTCTACAAAAAAATACTTTTTGGAAGCCGAAAAGATAGCTTTAAAATTCAACAACAATAAAACCCTGGCCTCCATTTCGGAAAATTTAGCCAACGTTTATATGCTTGAAAAAAATTATGACAAAGCTAGAGTATTTTATTTGAAATCTTTAAAGGCAAAAGAAGCATTAGGCGATAAGCATGAATTGATGTTGACCCATTCTAATTTAGCCGGTTTTTTTCTCACTTTGAATGATCCTACGCAAGCGCTGCATCATTTGGAAATAAGCTCAAACCTTAATTCAGAATTCAATGATTTACTAATCGAGCAAATAAACTTTGAACATTTTGCAAGCGCATATTCACAAAAAAAAGATTATGAAAAGGCTTATTTATTTTCTAAAAAGCAAATTGATGTAATTAATAAGTTAAACAAAAAGGAATCGGCAAAACAAATTGCAGAAATGAATTCTAAATACGAATCAGATAAAAAACAACTTCAGATCGATCAGCTAAATATAGAAACAAATTTTAAAAACGAAGAAATTAAACACCAAAGGAATATTTCAACACTAATTTCGTTTTTAGGAATTTTAATTCTTGTGTTTGCAATTGTTTTATTCGTTGGGTTTAGAAATAAAAGAAAAGCAAATGCATTGTTAAGCCGGCTTAACAGTGAATTGGAGCATAAGAAAACTGAGATTGAACATCAAAACCAAGAACTTTCCCAAAAGAATAAAGAAATTCTTGATTCAATTTATTATGCGCAACGTATTCAAAACGCTCTTTTACCCTCGTTTCAATTTATTGGTAAAACCATAAATAGATTAATTAAAAATGATTGA
- the truB gene encoding tRNA pseudouridine(55) synthase TruB — MFYQLDFYNGEILLIDKPYTWSSFQAVNKLKHAIKNHPSLIIEGTKVKPKIGHAGTLDPLATGLLIICTGKKTKTINEWMDMEKEYTGTFFIGATTPCFDLEKPVDCTFPIDHISNDSIFQIAKQFVGIQNQVPPLFSAIQIDGKRAYALAREGKEVELKAREIEIKEFEITRIELPQVDFRVVCSKGTYIRSMARDFGLALNSGAHLLKLRRTRIGDFKLEHAVDPLEFAEKMRS; from the coding sequence ATTTTTTATCAATTGGATTTTTACAATGGAGAAATATTATTAATTGATAAACCTTATACTTGGAGCAGCTTTCAGGCGGTGAATAAATTAAAACACGCCATTAAAAATCACCCATCATTGATCATTGAAGGTACAAAGGTAAAACCTAAAATTGGTCATGCCGGCACACTCGATCCTTTAGCTACAGGTTTACTTATTATTTGTACCGGGAAAAAAACTAAAACCATTAATGAGTGGATGGATATGGAAAAAGAATACACCGGCACTTTTTTTATTGGTGCTACAACACCTTGTTTTGATTTAGAAAAACCGGTTGATTGTACTTTTCCAATTGATCATATTTCCAATGATTCTATTTTTCAAATAGCTAAACAATTTGTTGGTATACAAAATCAGGTTCCACCATTATTCAGTGCAATTCAAATTGATGGCAAACGGGCTTATGCCTTAGCGCGTGAGGGAAAGGAAGTAGAATTAAAAGCTCGAGAAATTGAAATAAAAGAATTTGAAATTACACGAATAGAATTACCGCAGGTGGATTTTAGAGTCGTTTGCAGTAAAGGAACCTACATCAGAAGCATGGCCAGAGATTTCGGTTTAGCCTTGAACAGTGGAGCTCATTTGTTAAAATTGAGGAGAACAAGAATAGGAGATTTTAAATTAGAACATGCAGTGGATCCATTAGAATTTGCGGAAAAAATGAGAAGTTGA
- the metF gene encoding methylenetetrahydrofolate reductase [NAD(P)H] — protein sequence MKLTQKLAQSKSTLFSIEILPPLKGKSIQSIYDGIDPLMEFKPAFVDVTYHREEYIYKKREGGYLEKVSTRKRPGTVGICAAIMNKYDVEAVPHIICGGFTREETENALIDLQFLGIDNVLALRGDSIKSEANFIPEPGGHPYALDLVKQIKCMNDAIYLDEEMKDAAPTNFCIGVAAYPEKHFEAPNLNSDLKYLKAKVDAGAEYVVTQMFYDNKKYFDFVEICRKNGINVPIIPGLKILSSKKQITTLPKIFHIDIPEPFHEELEKCKDDKAVKEAGINWCIQQSKELVKANVPCLHFYTMGASEATKRVAKEVF from the coding sequence ATGAAACTCACACAAAAGTTAGCACAAAGTAAAAGCACCTTATTTTCTATTGAAATATTACCTCCTTTAAAGGGGAAAAGCATACAAAGTATATATGATGGGATTGATCCGCTCATGGAGTTTAAACCTGCCTTTGTGGATGTAACTTACCATAGGGAGGAGTACATTTATAAAAAGCGTGAAGGAGGATATTTAGAAAAAGTGAGTACGAGAAAGCGTCCGGGTACTGTTGGTATATGTGCCGCAATTATGAATAAATACGATGTTGAAGCTGTTCCGCATATCATTTGCGGTGGTTTTACACGCGAAGAAACGGAAAATGCATTAATAGATTTGCAATTTTTAGGTATTGATAATGTATTAGCGCTTCGAGGCGACAGCATTAAATCGGAAGCTAATTTTATACCGGAGCCGGGCGGACATCCTTACGCACTCGATTTAGTTAAACAGATTAAATGCATGAATGATGCGATTTACCTGGATGAGGAAATGAAAGATGCTGCACCTACAAATTTTTGTATTGGAGTGGCGGCCTACCCCGAAAAACATTTTGAAGCCCCCAATTTAAATAGTGATTTAAAATATTTAAAAGCCAAGGTGGATGCAGGAGCAGAATACGTGGTAACACAAATGTTTTACGATAATAAAAAGTATTTTGATTTTGTTGAAATTTGCCGTAAAAACGGAATTAATGTTCCTATTATTCCAGGCTTAAAAATATTAAGTTCTAAAAAGCAAATCACTACATTACCAAAAATATTTCACATTGATATTCCCGAACCTTTTCATGAAGAATTGGAAAAATGTAAAGACGATAAAGCCGTAAAAGAAGCTGGTATTAATTGGTGTATTCAGCAATCCAAAGAATTGGTTAAAGCCAATGTGCCTTGTTTGCATTTTTATACCATGGGCGCCTCAGAAGCCACCAAACGCGTTGCGAAAGAAGTGTTTTAA
- a CDS encoding NifU family protein → MEDLKNRVEEALNTIRPYLEADGGNVEVVDISIDRVLKLELKGACKTCNMSHMTMKSGIEETIKRAVPEIKEIIAVNT, encoded by the coding sequence ATGGAAGATTTAAAAAACAGAGTAGAAGAGGCTTTAAATACCATTCGTCCTTATTTGGAAGCTGACGGTGGTAATGTGGAGGTAGTTGACATCAGTATTGATCGGGTATTGAAGTTAGAATTAAAAGGTGCCTGTAAAACCTGTAACATGAGTCATATGACCATGAAGTCTGGCATTGAAGAAACAATTAAACGTGCCGTTCCTGAAATAAAAGAAATTATTGCTGTAAACACGTAA
- the rlmB gene encoding 23S rRNA (guanosine(2251)-2'-O)-methyltransferase RlmB — MPCIENRITFVKTPKICVLYIVNEEHLIFGTRAVIEALEAGKEIEKILLQKGLSNELYHKLRAALKGQNIPLQFVPPEKLNRLTTGNHQGVIAYLTEITYYQVEDLLTQVFESGKTPLVLMLDRITDVRNFGAIARTAECAGVDFIIIPTRGSALINGDAIKTSAGALHRIPVCREENLKDTLAYLKESGLQIIACHEKTDKLIYEVNFKEPVLIIMGNEESGISNEYLKRSDAQVKIPMPGKTASLNVSVATGIVLFEAVKQRIS; from the coding sequence ATGCCATGCATTGAAAATAGAATAACATTTGTTAAAACCCCCAAAATTTGTGTTCTTTACATCGTGAATGAAGAGCACTTGATATTTGGTACCCGTGCCGTAATTGAAGCCTTGGAAGCCGGTAAGGAAATTGAAAAAATTTTACTGCAAAAAGGTTTATCCAATGAGTTGTACCATAAACTACGTGCCGCATTAAAAGGCCAGAATATACCTTTACAATTTGTACCGCCGGAAAAATTAAACCGATTAACCACCGGAAATCACCAAGGAGTAATTGCTTACTTAACAGAAATTACTTATTACCAAGTTGAAGACTTATTAACTCAAGTTTTTGAAAGTGGTAAAACGCCATTGGTTTTAATGTTGGATAGAATTACTGATGTAAGAAATTTTGGAGCTATAGCCCGAACAGCAGAATGCGCGGGAGTTGATTTCATAATCATTCCAACAAGAGGATCAGCCTTAATAAACGGAGATGCCATTAAAACTAGCGCCGGAGCATTGCATAGAATACCGGTTTGCAGAGAGGAAAATTTAAAAGATACGCTGGCCTATTTAAAAGAAAGCGGATTACAAATTATTGCCTGCCATGAAAAAACCGACAAATTAATTTACGAGGTTAATTTTAAAGAACCGGTATTAATTATTATGGGCAATGAGGAGAGCGGGATAAGTAACGAGTATTTGAAAAGGAGCGATGCGCAGGTAAAAATTCCTATGCCCGGAAAAACCGCTTCATTAAATGTATCGGTAGCAACCGGAATCGTTTTATTTGAAGCAGTGAAACAAAGAATAAGTTAA